A region from the Triticum urartu cultivar G1812 chromosome 1, Tu2.1, whole genome shotgun sequence genome encodes:
- the LOC125552908 gene encoding retinoic acid receptor RXR-beta-like isoform X1 translates to MIPIAAELGLSPPGLFKNPTTTTPRLPPLSALARPDSPRGPWSSPTRAPPRPPPGDLMTTIPQTGSRSMGSSSTLGSASSGASSSGSTLAATSAASSSSPPSGLNPGSKHLLKITEAWVDGVLVFSFCFDLVKLATYG, encoded by the exons ATGATCCCAATTGCGGCGGAGCTGGGGCTGAGCCCTCCAGGACTCTTCAAGAACCCGACGACCACTACTCCGCGCCTGCCTCCCCTCTCAGCACTCGCCCGTCCAGACAGCCCCCGGGGACCTTGGTCGTCCCCAACGAGGGCTCCGCCTCGTCCTCCGCCTGGGGATCTGATGACGACAATCCCACAGACAG GTAGCAGGTCCATGGGTTCCTCAAGTACTTTGGGATCAGCTTCTTCTGGAGCTTCTTCTAGTGGTTCTACACTGGCGGCGACGTCTGCGGCTTCCTCCAGTTCCCCACCTTCGGGCTTAAATCCTGGAAGCAAAC ATTTGCTTAAGATCACGGAAGCTTGGGTTGATGGAGTGCTTGTATTTAGTTTTTGTTTTGACCTTGTGAAACTTGCTACCTATGGATGA
- the LOC125552908 gene encoding retinoic acid receptor RXR-beta-like isoform X2 — MIPIAAELGLSPPGLFKNPTTTTPRLPPLSALARPDSPRGPWSSPTRAPPRPPPGDLMTTIPQTGSRSMGSSSTLGSASSGASSSGSTLAATSAASSSSPPSGLNPGSKRLITLMVHLLYKIDVVLAVATHQLGC; from the exons ATGATCCCAATTGCGGCGGAGCTGGGGCTGAGCCCTCCAGGACTCTTCAAGAACCCGACGACCACTACTCCGCGCCTGCCTCCCCTCTCAGCACTCGCCCGTCCAGACAGCCCCCGGGGACCTTGGTCGTCCCCAACGAGGGCTCCGCCTCGTCCTCCGCCTGGGGATCTGATGACGACAATCCCACAGACAG GTAGCAGGTCCATGGGTTCCTCAAGTACTTTGGGATCAGCTTCTTCTGGAGCTTCTTCTAGTGGTTCTACACTGGCGGCGACGTCTGCGGCTTCCTCCAGTTCCCCACCTTCGGGCTTAAATCCTGGAAGCAAAC GTCTAATCACTCTCATGGTGCATTTGTTGTATAAAATTGATGTCGTGCTTGCCGTCGCCACACATCAGTTGGGCTGTTAG